ACTTGatatttattcttaaatgtTACATTCAACTTGCCAActataagtttttaatattgCAATTGATCTGTGTTCTTAATATGAATATTTGAACATTCTAAATGATTATATTACAGTTTAATGTTCAAATACGacttataatacttaaaaactataatatttgaacattataaatgattatattttagtttaatgttCAAATACGATTTATAATTCttgtaaactaaaatttatacaAGAAATATTACTTGAAAttcttgaaaaatgaaatatatataagatatacgacttataatgtttaaaaactgaaatatatactaaaaatattattcgaaaggcttgaaaactgaaatatatatagttaattgtgatgtaaaactatttatatatatatatatatatatatatatatatatataaaaatattattttctcctATATACACAATGTCAATTTAATAAAGGGTCAagctatttatttaattttttaattatgtattaatatattaattagtatttttaagagtaattttttaaattatgtttttagtCCATGCATGAGTTGATTCATGTATTGAATTCTATATTAGCTTACACTTGCATAAACCTCCacattaataaaatcatataacccgatatttaataagtaaatattataatatataatatattagtttttaagaACTTAATTTAATCTCGCGGTTAGCAACAATGGAAGGAAAATGATAAACTACTATAAAGTAttggaaaaattatttaaaatgcaGTACCTtcttatgaaataaattatagtttttaatTGTAGTGGTTTGATGTGTATTCTGAATATAGGGAAATCAAAATAGTATAAATCGCAACCAATTTTATATTAACTCAAGGAAATTTATTGTGCCTAAAAAAGTTAGAGTACTTATTTTAAATCTGAGTATAAGTTGGAATGCAAATAAGTATATTACTAAACTTGGTTGGTTCACTCAATATATGACAATTAATGTAGAAAGGTTGTCATTATTCCACTAACAAATGAGAGCCCACCACATCAGCTACTTACCTTATAATTTGAGAAGGACAGTTTCAATTGTTTAATCTCTTTACACATgcatatttatatctatataaaggGCAGATATTGGTTAGGGTTGGAGGAAGCaagaaaatattagaaaattaagaaaCTAGAAAAATGGGAAGGTCTCCTTGTTGTGATGAAAGTGGGCTAAAGAAAGGTCCTTGGACTCCTGAAGAAGATCAAAAACTGGTCAATTATATTAAAGAACATGGTCATGGAAGCTGGAGAGCCCTCCCTAAACTTGCTGGTAAGTTTCAAGGAACTCACTATTCTTTCAATGGATGAAGTATTGATCATATATTGTCTCTTTTGAATCTGTATCAAAATTAATAGTAACTTATTAATGTAACTTGATGATCAGGTCTCAATAGATGTGGAAAGAGTTGCAGATTGAGATGGACAAATTATTTGAAACCAGACATTAAGAGAGGAAAGTTTTCTCAAGATGAAGAGGAAATGATTCTCCACCTCCATTCTTTTCTCGGGAACAAGTAATTATTCAACTTATAAATTAATCTTCTCATTTTctccttttaaaatattataatatttctatAGCTTTAATCTACAAGTCATAAGCATCAACTTgtttaatattcaaaaataattttgttcgGTTTTTCTACGGTCTTACCCAAATAAGACATTAATAACCCTATTTTCACAAGATATTTTTGAATTACCCCTCatcaaatttattgtttttttaatcataaaataataGAGAATATTTAATTGATGTGTACTATTTTTCCATCAGATGGTCTGCAATTGCAACACATCTACCCGGACGAACCGATAATGAGATCAAGAATTTCTGGAATACCCATCTAAAAAAGAAGTTAATCCAAATGGGTTTTGACCCAATGACCCATAGGCCTCGAACTGACATCTTCACTAGTTTGTCCAATCTTATAACCCTAGCCAACCTTCGAGGACTAATAGAAGGACATCAATTAACATGGGAAGAACAACAAGCCACTCAAACGGCTAAACTCCAGTATCTCCACCATCTTCTTCAACCACCTCAACTCAACACGGACAATATTGAAGCTTATAATCTCGCGAACTCACTTTCTTCAATGTCCTCTCTATTACTCCCATCTACAAACATCCCTTCAATTCATGAATCAATCCCTTTTTCCCATATGCCCGAGCTGAAGATTGCCGATATAGGCGTTAACATGACAGCTCTAGCCAAAGACAAGATGGTTCAAGCTTCTCCCGAACTTAGTGTTCTAAGCCAGATCGATAATTCTCCCAACTCTCCATGGCTACCCTCGACTTCATCTCCATGTCAACCTCTGACAACTTTTCAGACTTCTATGCCATCTATGGAAGACATGTCGAGTGCATGCTACCAAGGACAAGGAGCCATTACTTCATCATCGTATTGGCCCGATGATCTTCTTGAGGATCCATTAATGTTCCATGACATTGATGGTTAGCAAAAATGTTTGTCATAAAGAATGGATGTCTTGGATTTTGCAGTTTCTCGTGCCTATGTTGTGTAGATTTATTAGATATTacaattttctaattaactttgtTTATCATAGAGAAGATATGCATACCAATTATGATTGCATGTATAAAAAGTGTGTATGTAAAAAATGTGGATGCTTGCCTATAATGTAGTGTAATGCTTGCTCGAAATAATGGGAATACACTCACATgcatttcattatttatattttggaagtagaaaataaaagaatttcctttaaaattatattaattattaaatacaatatatcgGGATTATCAGTAATAAAACTTGTAAAGACAAAAAATTTTGTCCTTAAAGTCCTACATATGatagtttttatttcttactATTCAAATTACCACTTTGGTATAGTTGTGGAGCTGTTTGAATGCTAGGATACAGTGACACTTGTGatgatattttttatcattattttcaatcattgtaatttaatataagattttggattttaaaaagagAGGGTGGGTTGACTAAATATCTATTGTCAACATATTGACGTAAAATGATTCGGAAATGATGAATGAGGGACCCAAGTTGTTAGGAATATGACGTTTTAAGTTTCATGCAATAAACCTACCCATGCCtccattttctaattttttttatacaacaCAGTAATGTCAGATCATAGATATTGAATTTTAAGTAACAAAAttcttaaatagataaaaaaaaattaaaataattaagcttttaaattttaaattattttgataatatattaagACTATTATcaccttatatatattaaataatatagttaATATGATACATGATTTTTTACTATGAAtgagaatgaaaataaattaagatgtttaattcataaatttaattccACCACAATGATTTGATTATCAGATACTAATGAATCATATATTCCTCTCtaaatttgaagaaataaatCTCATTACTGTGGagtctattttttttctacttaatgtttattttctctcccataatgtttatatatatatatatatatatatatatatatatataatattaaataaccataattattttaaattatacttaGACAATATAACATAATCCTCTTTCCACGTCATTAATGATATCATTAGTCATAATTATAAGAGTATATCTcctctatttataattttgatcaCATTTTTCtcatctaaatatatttattttttaaaatagtattagtaattaataatataatatcgaGAATTTAGTGCATCataattaaaagaaagaaaggaaagtgtgttaaagaagaagattaaaacataattatatatatatatatatatatatatatatatatatatatataaattggtcCTTCTGTGATTTGTTTGATGTTTAGAGTGTtttgtttaactttttttatattatattttagatatttaacttttatatttaacatatttttacttaaatttataaaaatgagtgattataaatatgcttaattttttcCATAGTGGTTGAgatattaaaatcattatttgttGTTCACAAAGATTTAATTCTAATGGCgaaaaacaaaaacacaagTATACCGTATATATCATATACACcgcatttctaaaaaataaaaataatgaacaaaatACTCACAGTGATTGTGATAATATAATCACCACTTATATTCATCAAACTTTAACTTTTGATTGTCATTATGCAAGTGTAATAATTTTATGAGAATGAGTTCGAGTATAATTCTCTTCCAAAACTCAAAAGTTTTAGAATTATATTGTTATtgtgaatattaaaattttacatttataaattttaaaataattaatttaaattaataaattcaaaataatttaaatcaaggCTGAACCAtgattttaactaattaattggaataattcttgtattaattaaattaaaattaattaaaataaaaggctaataaaaataaataaaataagagaaatgattaggtgagggattgacttgacataatcttattcgctaaaaaaatcaaataatttcactcttttatctctttcctcccacttttacattttccaacctcaccaaattccctctctctatcactcctcataaaataatttgaaataaattttatataagttttatataaattttatcccaagttaattttaagaattaaaacaaataatttgagataaatgttgtaacAATTCTATtgcaaattaattatttatagagccctaaaacatacaaaaataaataaataaataaaacaaatgaacaaaataaatagttggtctatttaaatattttatttattttgtaggttgaaAATAAAGCTAAAAggagttgaaaaaaataatttcaaacaactTCTAAGGCTAGAAAAAGATCATGATCTAGTGTAATCGAATATAAGAGAAACGGCTGCAACAGACTACACAATTATCGGATGAGCGCTTAGGTCTCATCCAACACACCACATCCAACCGCATCGCCCGCACAACAGCTGATTAAGTAATGTTTGCCTCAACATCGTTAGCTCAAATGCACACGGAACACCAACCACTAACGGAACGCAGACAGAACGCCCAAACGTCCGCACTTTGCCATAAATGACAATGTTTTAGGACTCCCTCAGCGCTCAAACCTAGAAGAAGCAAACGACGCCATTTTCGACCCTAATTTATCTTCTTCCTCGCAACGAACGAAATGATGAACAACCAAAATCTTTGATTTCTTAAAGATAAAACTCCAGCGTTTTATCTATTGATTCAAAGGCTAAAATGATCACTCTAacttggtgatcatttcaccttcgATCATAGGAACAATTATAACATATGATCAAGTGGAATAAAGAACAaacaaaagccattaatgacattttgttAGAAATTTGATCCACTTGATCACTCAACCGACTTAAGAAAGCTATTGTAAGCATTAAATTTTTACCtactcaatttttaaattttaaataattattttgaataaataaattcaagataattaaaatcaagccaaatcatgattaaataattatttggaataattattgtattaattaaattccaattaattaagattaaagcaaaaattaaaataaattaatttaagataaatgttgtattaatgttatcacaaattaatttcaaaacctaaatggaattaaaataaatcatttgagataaatgttgtattcatgttattctaaattaattttaaaatctaaagggaattaaaataaatcatttgagataaatgttatatacatgttatcccaaattattttttcacaaAGCCCCAAAatgtgaataaaataaaataaaatgaatagacaaaataaatgatatgtctattaaaaatattttgtgcatttttagtttgaaaatggAACAAAAGGGAGTTGaagtaaataaatttcaaacaagccctaaagCTGAAAAAGGATTGTGATGTGCTGCAGTcgaaatttagaaaaattagtaCAGTAAACCCCACAGCCATCGGATGAGCGCTGGAATCTCATACAATTCCCAACAACGAGTCGTGTCGCCCACTGCAACGGAAGAAAGACGCATTAGCAAAGAAGCGGATCTTCTAACGCGTGCCTCAACATCTTTAGCCCGAGTGCGGACGGAACGATGCGCCCAGACGCGCGTGTATATTTTCGGCCCGAAACGATGACGTTTCAAGCCTAGGTTGTCTTCTTTCTCGCGacgaacaaaatgaaaatcGACCGAAACTTTTGATTTCTCAAAAGTAGAACTCGGCCAATACTCACCCAAATGTAGTGATTCAAATGTTGAAATGATAGCCCtaacatggtgatcatttctcctacaaaCATATAGAGGAAATAATGCCTTAATCTGATAAGAATGATCGAATGACAAAATTCATTAATGGCCTTTTGTCtgaaattcgatccacttgatcCATGAATCGACTTaaggaggctataaatagctctCCTTAGGCAAATCGAATGCAATGATCAGAATCTTAATCCCACAATCCACTTAACGCAAAATTCGCCAttaaattttcatgtttttcttaacaaatttgaaatattgtGTAA
This genomic window from Impatiens glandulifera unplaced genomic scaffold, dImpGla2.1, whole genome shotgun sequence contains:
- the LOC124918626 gene encoding transcription factor MYB92-like, encoding MGRSPCCDESGLKKGPWTPEEDQKLVNYIKEHGHGSWRALPKLAGLNRCGKSCRLRWTNYLKPDIKRGKFSQDEEEMILHLHSFLGNKWSAIATHLPGRTDNEIKNFWNTHLKKKLIQMGFDPMTHRPRTDIFTSLSNLITLANLRGLIEGHQLTWEEQQATQTAKLQYLHHLLQPPQLNTDNIEAYNLANSLSSMSSLLLPSTNIPSIHESIPFSHMPELKIADIGVNMTALAKDKMVQASPELSVLSQIDNSPNSPWLPSTSSPCQPLTTFQTSMPSMEDMSSACYQGQGAITSSSYWPDDLLEDPLMFHDIDG